The following proteins come from a genomic window of Triticum aestivum cultivar Chinese Spring chromosome 6A, IWGSC CS RefSeq v2.1, whole genome shotgun sequence:
- the LOC123131593 gene encoding uncharacterized protein, whose product MEQPSSSRYGIDEVTYPAPITEPSRSLDYLPTRVACTLSQGSNVTSMDFHPSHHTLLLVGSANGEFTLWEIGMHERLVSKPFKVWDMQACSAQYQSVMAKDSSVAVSRVTWSPYGDLIEVAFTKHLIHLHAYQHPNETRQVVEIEAHSGGVNDIAFSRPNKQLCVVTCGDDKLIRVWDMHGQKLYSFEGHEAPVYSIFPHHMDAIHFIFSISFDGKIKAWLYDNMSSRVEYDAPGKWCTAMLYSTDGTRLFSCGTSKEGDSHLVEWKQSEGSIERTYSGFRKTSSVVHGVVQFDTAHNRILAAGEENQIKFWDVDNTNMLTCIEADGGLPRFPRLRFNKEGNLLAVTTLENGFKILANTDGLRSLLAFGRQPFNVFHVATMPETRDQARKVQSIFPEESAPCIALSTNDSNVIAACGGKLSKVLDDDDLLREIIVRVGFSTTLVRAALVCKRWYQHASEPAFLCCFRERHRSRLLGFYLVDKEGSKVASIRFFPMLPQPPELAVVIHRVVSYSLESYRGAPAKFLCSQSSRVLISLYNQNNRNKFTVGVHNPLCPERGLVVVPPCPHVQIQDVYYRNLLSVGEVDGLSYLHVSVVSNIQLTTSTVHVHMLRHGDGVWCMYHTLDTDQLLDLRQEPKAVFADNKIYIASAQKDIVVLDLNASSISTVQLPQGVEYGDRDIMLAKADDASGVYVIHVKKIQLHIWLHKGGNWLLIDTICLRDMVANLRIPGCEVEDEHNAPLQIHHVGDYAEFVFLEMGRCTLHLDVKSMQLHKVYDMTEEELQLGDIHPLMMIWPPTFPVVKDNLNAM is encoded by the exons ATGGAGCAACCGAGTTCCAGTCGATATGGTATTGATGAg GTCACTTATCCTGCACCTATTACTGAACCTTCACGGTCATTAGATTACCTTCCTACGAGAGTAGCTTGTACACTATCACAGGGATCTAATGTAACTAGCATGGACTTTCATCCTTCCCATCATACACTACTACTAG TTGGATCTGCTAATGGTGAATTTACACTTTGGGAGATCGGTATGCACGAGAGGCTGGTCTCAAAGCCCTTCAAAGTCTGGGACATGCAAGCATGTTCAGCACAATATCAG AGTGTCATGGCTAAAGACTCTTCCGTGGCCGTTAGTCGAGTTACATGGAGCCCTTATGGAGACTTGATTG AAGTTGCATTTACGAAACATTTGATCCATCTGCATGCATATCAGCATCCAAATGAAACACGCCAAGTTGTAGAG ATTGAGGCTCATTCTGGAGGAGTTAATGACATAGCTTTCTCCCGGCCAAATAAGCAACTTTGTGTTGTCACTTGTGGAGATGACAAGCTGATAAGG GTCTGGGATATGCATGGACAGAAATTATATTCATTTGAAGGGCATGAGGCACCTGTGTATTCTATTTTCCCTCATCATATGGACGCTATTCAT TTTATTTTCTCAATTTCCTTTGATGGGAAAATTAAGGCATGGCTTTATGACAATATGAGTTCTAGGGTGGAGTATGATGCTCCAGGAAAATGGTGTACTGCAATGCTCTATAGTACCGACGGAACTAG GTTGTTCTCATGTGGAACAAGCAAAGAGGGAGACTCGCATTTGGTTGAGTGGAAGCAAAGTGAAGGATCTATCGAAAGGACATATTCTGGATTCCGTAAAACATCATCTGTAGTGCATGGTGTCGTGCAGTTTGATACAGCTCATAATCGCATTTTAGCTGCTGGTGAAGAGAACCAAATTAAGTTTTGGGATGTTGATAACACCAACATGCTTACCTGCATTGAAGCCGATGGAGGCTTGCCA AGATTTCCACGGTTAAGGTTCAACAAAGAAGGCAATCTTCTTGCTGTTACTACATTAGAGAATGGCTTTAAGATACTTGCAAATACTGATGGGCTCAGATCTTTACTAGCTTTTGGTAGACAACCTTTTAATGTGTTTCATGTGGCTACAATGCCAGAAACTCGAGACCAAGCCAGAAAGGTTCAATCCATTTTTCCTGAGGAGTCAGCCCCATGCATTGCACTCTCCACGAATGATTCTAATGTGATAGCTGCATGTGGTGGAAAATTATCCAAAGTCCTCGACGATGATGACCTTCTTAGGGAGATCATCGTACGTGTCGGCTTCTCCACCACTCTCGTCCGTGCTGCTCTCGTCTGCAAGCGATGGTACCAGCATGCCTCCGAACCCGCCTTCCTCTGTTGTTTCCGTGAGCGCCACCGGTCCCGCCTCCTCGGCTTCTACCTTGTGGACAAGGAGGGTAGTAAAGTGGCTTCCATTCGCTTCTTCCCAATGCTACCTCAGCCCCCAGAGCTTGCAGTCGTCATCCACCGTGTGGTGAGCTACAGTTTAGAGTCCTACCGCGGTGCGCCAGCCAAATTCCTCTGCTCCCAGAGCAGCAGAGTCCTCATCAGCTTGTACAACCAGAACAATCGCAACAAATTTACAGTTGGGGTGCACAATCCTTTGTGTCCTGAGAGAGGCCTGGTTGTCGTCCCACCATGCCCACACGTCCAAATCCAGGATGTCTATTACCGCAATCTCCTCTCGGTAGGTGAAGTCGATGGCTTGTCCTACTTGCATGTGTCGGTGGTGTCTAACATACAGTTAACAACATCAACGGTGCACGTACATATGCTGCGACATGGTGATGGTGTGTGGTGCATGTATCATACCTTGGACACAGACCAGCTCCTTGATCTGCGACAAGAACCAAAAGCTGTGTTTGCTGACAATAAAATCTACATAGCAAGCGCCCAGAAGGACATTGTTGTCTTGGATTTGAATGCCTCGAGCATCTCCACAGTTCAGCTCCCACAAGGGGTGGAGTATGGTGATAGAGATATCATGTTGGCAAAGGCTGATGATGCTTCTGGTGTGTATGTTATCCATGTCAAGAAGATTCAACTTCACATTTGGCTGCACAAGGGGGGCAACTGGTTGCTGATCGACACCATTTGTTTGCGTGACATGGTTGCTAATTTGAGGATCCCAGGTTGCGAGGTTGAGGATGAGCACAATGCTCCTCTCCAGATACACCATGTAGGTGACTATGCTGAGTTTGTGTTCTTGGAGATGGGTCGATGCACACTCCACTTAGATGTCAAGTCAATGCAGTTGCATAAAGTGTATGACATGACAGAAGAAGAACTGCAATTGGGTGACATCCATCCTCTCATGATGATCTGGCCTCCCACATTTCCTGTGGTCAAGGATAATCT CAATGCCATGTGA